The sequence below is a genomic window from Bacillota bacterium.
CACCAGGATATGGACTCTACTTTGGTACTTGTCTCACCGCATAATCCTACCGGATCCGTAATCCCGCCCGAACTAATCACTGAGATAGCCGAGATATGCGTCGCCAACGATCTTATGGTCGTGTCTGACGAAATCTATGAGAAGATCTTGTATGATGACGCAAGACATCTGAGCATTGCGAGTCTTCCGGGCATGCGCGACCGCACCGTAACCATCAACGGCTTCTCAAAGAGCTATTCAATGACTGGCTGGCGGTTGGGATATGCGGCTGCTAGCGTCGAGCTCATGAGTGCGTTGATCCGTGTACATCAGTACACTACTGTGTGCGCAACGTCCTTTGCCCAGGTAGGGGCAGTGGCTGCCCTGAACGGTCCTCAGGAATGCGTGGAACAGATGGTGGCTGAATTCGCCCGTCGAAGGCGACTAGTTGTTGACTCCCTCAAGGCAATGCCGGGCGTCACATGTGCGGTTCCCGATGGTGCCTTCTATGTCTTCCCTTCCTTCAAGCAACTGGGTATGTCCTCCCAGGAAGTGTCGCAGTCTCTCTTGAACGACGCCTTTGTCGTGACTGTTCCAGGGTCCGATTTCGGCGGCTACGGTGAGGGTCACGTCAGAATGGCCTATTCCAACTCCTACGAGAAACTGGAAGAGGCTATGGAGAGAGTCGCATCATGGGTGAGCAGCCGTGTATAGCAGCAGAGACCCACGAAAGGATCGGTGTTTAGAATGCACGTAATACGGAATGTGTCCAAGCCTGAGCCCGCACTAGTGCGCCAATTCCTCGGGATGTCCACTGCCACAATCCACGAGGCCATGGGACGAAAGGGTGCGTTGGACTCCCATATCAAGCCCATCAGCCGGGGGATGAAACTCGCGGGACCCGCAATCACAGTGGAAGCTCCGTTCGGTGACAATTTAATGCTCCACAAGGCCATCGAAGTGGCAGGACCTGGTGATGTGATTGTATGCAACGCGGGTGGGGGAACAGAGGCGGGCGTCTGGGGGGAGATTATGGCTGTCGCCGCACAGGCCCGAGGTATAGCTGGGATTGTGGTCGACGGCTCTGTTCGCGACTCCGAGGCAATGACCAGGCGAGGCTTTCCCGTGTTCTCGAGAGGCATTTGCATCAAGGGAACCATCAAGGAGTCCTTGGGTCCGATAAACCATCCGATGTCACTCGCAGGAGTGATGATCTTTCCGGGTGACATCGTTGTGGGGGACGACGATGGGGTCGTAGTGATACCACGCAACGACGCGGATACGGTCTTGAAGAAGTGCCAGGAGCGGGAGGCCAAAGAGAAAGGGATCATGAAGCGCCTTGAGGCTGGGGAGTTGACGCTCGATATCTACGGCTTCAGAGAGACCCTCAGTAGGAACGGACTAACCGAGGAATGACGGCCAGCAGCAATCCAAATTGGGAGGTATGCCAGTATGAAGCGATCTCTGGTTAGGCTTGCGATTATGTTGCCCGTTCTGGCTCTGGTCTTCGGCCTACTCGCTGTACCCATTCTGGGCAAGGTTGACACGGTCAAAGTGGGGGTCATCTATCCGCTAACAGGCAGCGCGGCTGCCACAGGGAAAGACTACATCGCCGCCTACCAACTTGCGGCGGACATTGTGAACAACAAGATGGACCTGGATTTCCCATTCGCGCGCACTGAAGGCATCCCCGCGTTGGGAGGAGCCATGATCGAGATCGTACCTGCGGACAGTCAGGGTAGCCCGGAAGTCGGACGCGCTGAAGCCGAAAGACTGATCTCCAGTGTGAAGCCCACTGCGCTGATGGGGTGCCATCACAGCGCTGTGACGAAGACTGCGTCCCAAGCCGCGGAGAGGTTTGGAACCGTATTCCTCTGTCCTGATTCTACTTCCCCTGCACTGACAGAGAGAGGGTATGAGTGGTTCTTCCGGAGCGGCCCAACGGACACTACCTTCATTGAGGATACCTTCGACTTCATCGAGGATCTGAAGAAGGCACGAGGCCTTAAAGTGGAAACCGTGGCCATCGTGTCTGAGGACACCGAATTTGGCAAGAACATCTCCGTCGTCGAGGAGCAGATGGCAGCAACCAGAGGCTACAGAGTCGTGGAGAAGATCACCTTCCAGAACAACTCGACGAACGTCAACAGCGAAGTGCTCAGGCTGAAACGCGCCAATCCTGACGTTATCCTGATGGCTGCCTACACTTCGGACACGATCCTCTTTGTTCGGACATTCAAGGAGCAGAAGTACACTCCGCCAGCGGTAATCGGCCAGAGAGCTGGTTTCATTTCCCCGGAGATCTTCACGACTCTTGGCAAGGATGCGGACTACCTGTTTACGACCAACGTATGGGCGCCAGATCTAGGGGAGAAGCGTCCTATCGTCAAAAGGATCAACGAGCTGTATCGAGCGAAGACCGGCAAAGACCTCACTGGGGACTATGCGCGAGCATTCACCGGTGCGTTCATCCTTGTTGATGCAATTAACAGGGCTGGATCGGTAAACCCAGAAGCTATAAGAAAAGCGCTTTTGGCAACGGACTATCCTGGATCTCAGCTTATCGTCCCATGGGCTGGTGTTCGGTTCGATCAGAAGACGCATCAGAACACGCTCGGGCGCGGAATCATCACTCAGGCTATCGGCGGCGTGTATCGCACCGTGTGGCCGTTCGACCTCGCTTCGCAAGAGGCAGTCTGGCCCGTGCCTGCGTGGGACAAACGCTAGCGAGATACTCGGTTCCCGGGCACGGGTGGGCACAGCGCGTCCCGTGCCCGGTTTCCCCAGGGTTTCCCATTGGCAAGAGCGAGGGGGGCATCAAGCTTGAGTGGTACCCAGGTGTTTGCCCAGACTGTGCTCAACGGTTTACTGATGGGCTGCATAATCGCCCTGGTGGCCATCGGAATCGCCCTGATAAGGGGAGTCATGGACATGGTGAACTTCGCACAGGGCGAGTTCCTGATGCTTGGGATGTACTGTGCGTTCTGGGTCAACCGCCTTACCGGCCTTGATCCTTTGCTGACTGCTCCGATAGCTGGAGCTGTCCTTTTCGTGCTCGGCGCCGTCATGTACAAGACACTGGTCAGACGGGTAGTAGGGGCGCCCATGTTGGCGCAAGTGCTTCTCACGTTTGGTTTCTCCATTGTTCTTGTCAACACAGCACTGTTCCTGTGGGGAGCCGAGTTTCGGACCATACCGGAGACGTGGATAAGAGGGAACGTGGACATTGGGGGTGTAGTCATAGGAGTCACGACGCTCGTTCCTGCAGTCGTGAGCGTAATTATGGCAGCGGGCGTCTACTGGTTCATGGTGAAAACCCGGATGGGAAGAGCGCTTCAGGCCACGGCAATGAACAAGCATGCGGCGGCTCTTGTCGGGATTGACACAGAGCGGGTATACGCTTTGGCCTTTGGCCTGGCATCTGCATGCGCTGGCGTGGCGGGCTCAGTGCTTGCTCTGTCGTACTATGTCTTCCCAATGGTCGGCACCGTGTTCAACCTCTTCGCATTCGTAGCTGTGGCCCTAGGTGGATTCGGGAGTATCCCCGGAGCCTTCATAGGAGGCCTGATAATCGGAGTTGCAGACTCCGTGACTGGCTTCTATGTGAGCACAGCGTTCAAGTATGTGGTGGCTTTCGGGATCTATCTTGCTACTGTCATATGGCGCCCTAAAGGCCTTTTTGGATGGTGAGACCATGAAGAACCAGTGGACTATCGTTCTTGGCGCGATAGCAGTGGGCGCGGTGCTGCCATATGTCTTCCCAGGCCCATTCCCCAGACATGTGATGATCATGGTCCTGGTCTACGCGATTCTGGGAACCGCATGGAACATCCTGGGAGGATACGCTGGACAAGTGTCTCTTGGACACGCAGTCTACTTCGGAATTGGCGCATACACCTCTACCATGGCCTTCATAGTGTGGCGTCTGAACCCATGGGTAGGAATGGTGTTGGGCGCGGTCATTGCCGCGTCCGTGGCGATCCTGATGGGGTACCCCACGTTCAAGCTTCGTGGATTCTACTTTGCCATTGCGACAATTGCCCTGGGCGAGATGTTCCGCATACTTTTCGTAAACTGGGAGTGGGTGGGCGGAGCGGTTGGACTTGAACCTCCGATTATCAAGGGAGACAGGCTCATGTCCATGCAGTTCCACTTGAGTAAGGTTCCATACTACTACATACTGTTCATAATGTTCCTGTGTGTGCTGGCTCTTGTCAGGGTGATAGAGCGCTCAAAGCTGGGGTATTATTTCAGAGCGGTGAAGGACAGCCACGAGGCAGCGTTAAGCTCCGGCATAGACACCACTCAGGTCAAGCTAGTTGCGGTAGCCATAAGTGCCTTCATTACTTCGATGGTGGGCACGGTGTATGCCCAATACCTGCTATACATAGATCCCTATGTTGTATTCGCCGGAAGCATCTCGGTGAAAGTCTGCCTAGTGGCGATCCTCGGCGGAGAAGGCAGGCTCATGGGTCCTTTCTTCGGATCAGTCGTGCTGGTTCTGCTTTCAGAGTATAGCCGAGTCCTGTTTGGAGGCACGGGCAGGGGGATAGACTTGATCATCTACGGTTGGCTTATTGTCTTTGTGGCGGCCTTCCAGCCTCGCGGTATACTTGGCCTTCTCGGCCTCAAGAAGCAGTATGCGCCGGAGGTGATGAGAAAACATGCTTAGGGTGCATGCTGTGACAAAGAGATTTGGAGGGCTTGTTGCAAATGACGGCGTGGAGCTCCAAGTCAAACAGGGGCAAATCTACGGGATAATCGGCCCCAATGGGGCCGGAAAGACCACCCTCTTCAACTGCATAACGGGCTTTCACAAGGTGGATAGCGGATCGATCGAGTTCGCGGGAACCGACATAACCAACCTCCCGCCTAACCGCATATGCAGACTCGGTATTGCTAGAACGTTTCAAGTGGTTCAGGTCATGGACACACTGACAGTTCTAGAAAACGTCATGGTGGGGGCGTTTTGCAGAACCAACAGTGTACACAAGGCTAGGGAATCGGCCTTGGCCAAGCTCGACATGGTCCAACTGGTCGACAGGAGTAATAGCGTGGCGGGCACTCTGAACATATCCCAGAAGAAGAGGCTTCAAATAGCCAGAGCTTTGGCGACCGAGCCCAAGCTCATAATGCTCGATGAGGCCATGGCAGGCCTAACCGAGTCTGAACGGCACGTAGCAGTCGATGTCGTAAGGTCAATCCGTGAAAGTGGCATCACGGTAGTCATGATAGAACACGTCATGGAGGTTGTGATGCCCGTTTCTGACCGAGTGATGGTGCTCAATTTCGGCAAGAAGATTGCGGACGACAGGCCGGAAGTCGTCGCTGCCAACCCGGAGGTAATCAGTGCGTACCTGGGGGATGATCACTGTGCTTAAGCTTCAATCTGTGAGTGTCAACTACGGCGGGATCATCGCTGTCTCCGGGGTTTCCTTTGAGGTCTGCCGAGGCGAGATAGTAGCCATCGTCGGTTCAAATGGCGCGGGTAAGTCTACGATACTGAGAGCCATCTCCGCCCTGATACGTCCATCCGGGGGAGAGATCACTCTTGACGGCGCCCGAATTGATGGGATGAGACCTCATGAGGTTCTGCGCATGGGAGTGGCGCACGTCCCGGAGGGACGCCTGCTCTTCGGGAAGATGTCTGTGAAAGACAACCTCCTAACAGGTGCCTTCACGTTGGAGTCACGTGAGAAAACCAGCAAAGCCCTAGAGCAGGTGTATGCACTGTTCCCTAGGCTCAGGGAGCGGGAACAGCAGAAGTCAGAAACGCTGAGCGGGGGAGAACAACAGATGCTCGCAATCGGAAGGGCTCTCATGGCACAGCCCAAAGTCTTGATGCTCGATGAACCCTCGCTCGGTCTGATGCCTCTACTTGTTCGACAAGTACTTCACTTCGTTAAGCGCGTCAACGAGTCCGGAACAACGGTTCTTCTCGTGGAACAAAATGTTCGTCAGGCACTCTCTCTAGCTCACCGCGCGTACGTACTGCAGACTGGAAGAATCGTCGCGGAGGGAACCGGCAGAGAGCTTTTGAACTCGGAGATGGTGAAGCGCGCTTATCTGGGAATGTGATCGAGCCGCAAGCGGGTTTACGAGCGCGATGGAGGGATCGAACTTGACACTTGAGTCTACTAACATGCTGAGAGGCGCGCGAATACTGGTTGATACATGTGCAGCCGTCAGGCCGGGCGACAAGTGTGTAGTCATAACGGACCATGGAAGACTAGCAATCGCCGAGGCTGTTCTCGCTGTTCTCTTCGAGAGAGGTCTTGATCCAGTACTCTGCATGATGGGTCCGAGGGCGACTCACGGGCAGGAACCGCCGGAGTCAATTGCTGCTGCAGCCCGCGAGGCTGATGTCGTGTTTGCGCCTACCACGTTTTCCCTGGCTCACTCTGACGCCAGGTTTAAGGCGTGTCAAGCTGGAGCGCGTTGGGTCAACATGCCGGACTACCACAATTGCATGATGGTATCCGGCGGGCTGTATGCGGACTTCGACGCGTGTAACATCTTGGCTCAGAAGCTTGCTGATGTCCTTACAGAGGGAACCACGGTGTCTGTCGAAACACCGTCAGGGTCCAGGTTCACGTCGAGTATTCGTGGGCGAGTCGGACGAAACCAGTCTGGCCTCGTCAGGGAACCGGGGAGCTTTGGGTCACCTCCCGATATCGAATCACATGTGGCACCGGTCGAGGACTCAACCGAGGGGGTCTTCGTGGCCGACGCGAGTATCCCTCTCCCAGAGATAGGCGTCCTAACAGAGCCGGTGTCGATCCAGATTCACCGCGGTCGGATAAACGCAATCGAGGGCGGCGCGGCGGCGCGGATTCTGTCAGACATACTGACACGTTTCCGGAACCCCGCAGTCTACGTGGCTGCTGAGATCGGCATCGGGTTGAATCCCGAGGCTAGGTTCATAGGGGCAATGCTAGAGGACGAAGGCGTTGGCGGTTCCATACACGTGGGGTTTGGCGACAACCATGGGATCGGAGGACAGAACCTGGCCCCCGCTCACATAGACTTGGTTGCCAGGAAGCCAACCGTCACAG
It includes:
- a CDS encoding leucyl aminopeptidase, with protein sequence MTLESTNMLRGARILVDTCAAVRPGDKCVVITDHGRLAIAEAVLAVLFERGLDPVLCMMGPRATHGQEPPESIAAAAREADVVFAPTTFSLAHSDARFKACQAGARWVNMPDYHNCMMVSGGLYADFDACNILAQKLADVLTEGTTVSVETPSGSRFTSSIRGRVGRNQSGLVREPGSFGSPPDIESHVAPVEDSTEGVFVADASIPLPEIGVLTEPVSIQIHRGRINAIEGGAAARILSDILTRFRNPAVYVAAEIGIGLNPEARFIGAMLEDEGVGGSIHVGFGDNHGIGGQNLAPAHIDLVARKPTVTVDGRRIIIDGELQI
- a CDS encoding 4-carboxy-4-hydroxy-2-oxoadipate aldolase/oxaloacetate decarboxylase, with translation MHVIRNVSKPEPALVRQFLGMSTATIHEAMGRKGALDSHIKPISRGMKLAGPAITVEAPFGDNLMLHKAIEVAGPGDVIVCNAGGGTEAGVWGEIMAVAAQARGIAGIVVDGSVRDSEAMTRRGFPVFSRGICIKGTIKESLGPINHPMSLAGVMIFPGDIVVGDDDGVVVIPRNDADTVLKKCQEREAKEKGIMKRLEAGELTLDIYGFRETLSRNGLTEE
- a CDS encoding ABC transporter ATP-binding protein gives rise to the protein MLRVHAVTKRFGGLVANDGVELQVKQGQIYGIIGPNGAGKTTLFNCITGFHKVDSGSIEFAGTDITNLPPNRICRLGIARTFQVVQVMDTLTVLENVMVGAFCRTNSVHKARESALAKLDMVQLVDRSNSVAGTLNISQKKRLQIARALATEPKLIMLDEAMAGLTESERHVAVDVVRSIRESGITVVMIEHVMEVVMPVSDRVMVLNFGKKIADDRPEVVAANPEVISAYLGDDHCA
- a CDS encoding ABC transporter ATP-binding protein: MLKLQSVSVNYGGIIAVSGVSFEVCRGEIVAIVGSNGAGKSTILRAISALIRPSGGEITLDGARIDGMRPHEVLRMGVAHVPEGRLLFGKMSVKDNLLTGAFTLESREKTSKALEQVYALFPRLREREQQKSETLSGGEQQMLAIGRALMAQPKVLMLDEPSLGLMPLLVRQVLHFVKRVNESGTTVLLVEQNVRQALSLAHRAYVLQTGRIVAEGTGRELLNSEMVKRAYLGM
- a CDS encoding aminotransferase class I/II-fold pyridoxal phosphate-dependent enzyme, which translates into the protein HQDMDSTLVLVSPHNPTGSVIPPELITEIAEICVANDLMVVSDEIYEKILYDDARHLSIASLPGMRDRTVTINGFSKSYSMTGWRLGYAAASVELMSALIRVHQYTTVCATSFAQVGAVAALNGPQECVEQMVAEFARRRRLVVDSLKAMPGVTCAVPDGAFYVFPSFKQLGMSSQEVSQSLLNDAFVVTVPGSDFGGYGEGHVRMAYSNSYEKLEEAMERVASWVSSRV
- a CDS encoding ABC transporter substrate-binding protein; its protein translation is MKRSLVRLAIMLPVLALVFGLLAVPILGKVDTVKVGVIYPLTGSAAATGKDYIAAYQLAADIVNNKMDLDFPFARTEGIPALGGAMIEIVPADSQGSPEVGRAEAERLISSVKPTALMGCHHSAVTKTASQAAERFGTVFLCPDSTSPALTERGYEWFFRSGPTDTTFIEDTFDFIEDLKKARGLKVETVAIVSEDTEFGKNISVVEEQMAATRGYRVVEKITFQNNSTNVNSEVLRLKRANPDVILMAAYTSDTILFVRTFKEQKYTPPAVIGQRAGFISPEIFTTLGKDADYLFTTNVWAPDLGEKRPIVKRINELYRAKTGKDLTGDYARAFTGAFILVDAINRAGSVNPEAIRKALLATDYPGSQLIVPWAGVRFDQKTHQNTLGRGIITQAIGGVYRTVWPFDLASQEAVWPVPAWDKR
- a CDS encoding branched-chain amino acid ABC transporter permease, producing MSGTQVFAQTVLNGLLMGCIIALVAIGIALIRGVMDMVNFAQGEFLMLGMYCAFWVNRLTGLDPLLTAPIAGAVLFVLGAVMYKTLVRRVVGAPMLAQVLLTFGFSIVLVNTALFLWGAEFRTIPETWIRGNVDIGGVVIGVTTLVPAVVSVIMAAGVYWFMVKTRMGRALQATAMNKHAAALVGIDTERVYALAFGLASACAGVAGSVLALSYYVFPMVGTVFNLFAFVAVALGGFGSIPGAFIGGLIIGVADSVTGFYVSTAFKYVVAFGIYLATVIWRPKGLFGW
- a CDS encoding branched-chain amino acid ABC transporter permease, translated to MKNQWTIVLGAIAVGAVLPYVFPGPFPRHVMIMVLVYAILGTAWNILGGYAGQVSLGHAVYFGIGAYTSTMAFIVWRLNPWVGMVLGAVIAASVAILMGYPTFKLRGFYFAIATIALGEMFRILFVNWEWVGGAVGLEPPIIKGDRLMSMQFHLSKVPYYYILFIMFLCVLALVRVIERSKLGYYFRAVKDSHEAALSSGIDTTQVKLVAVAISAFITSMVGTVYAQYLLYIDPYVVFAGSISVKVCLVAILGGEGRLMGPFFGSVVLVLLSEYSRVLFGGTGRGIDLIIYGWLIVFVAAFQPRGILGLLGLKKQYAPEVMRKHA